aaattgatttataacaaaattacatatactcaaaaaaatttactaaaatattttccaataaccattataaaaaagtatttacaatatatataagaagaatataatacaaaattcaattttaaacaccaatttaaattatagcttttatattttaaatcaagtttttgaaaatataatataaatcatTGTTTATATAATTGTACGTACAAAATACAATTAGTTACTCCCTTCGTTCCTAAATGTAGaatgttttaaaaaactttgatgttctaatatataagatgttttcatttttctagGTAACctttactttattaaaaaccgTGTGACTAATCATATTTAACcatctattttataattggttgaataCCATTAGTTTGGAGTTTAATTCTATTTTCTAGATAAAAAGTGATTTTGTCTTAATATGTGTGTTTTTAcctaaacattttatatttaggaacagaaggagtatataatTATCTATATTATGGTATATAAATTACGGCTAATTATATGATGtgcatatatgatatataacagtcatatgaaaaacaaacagtaacatattttttgaaaaaataatccGTTCGGTCGCGCATTTCAAACTCTAGTATTAAATCATGCATACTACATAGTTATGATTTGATGTCTTATGCCTTTGTCGAATTGAAACGGAAGAATCAACAAGTTTGACCGTAAAAGTGGATAACGGTTTTTTACACCAACCTCTGATTAACAAGAACATTTGCGATTGGTCTTCATTTAAAAATGGGTCTAACAAGACTGATTGTGATTCAAACCGGAAGATTGtattacaaatatatgaaagcaagtttggcttctttttttataatcaaTCCAAATAAAACATACAGTTGTCTATGGACTTATTGGATTATTTGGTAAAGTAGAATAGTAATAGGCTCGGCTGCTTGAATCTTTTACTTGCATCTATCAAGAGGTGCACCACATAAACACTTATTGTGAAAATATGCATAAGAATCAAACGTCTGAAGTTTCCCTCCAGTGGGGATGCGTCCACACAGTCTGTTGTAGCTAACATTGAAGATTTGGAGAGGAGTTTCAGTCCACTGAACTGGGATACTCCCTGTGATTCCATTGTGATTCAAGTCTAAGATACCAAATGTATTAGGGATCTCAGCTCTATAGAGATCGAACTGGAACATGTTTCTTGATAAATCAATGCAAAATGTCGTTTTATTGGCTCCAAACAACATGGAAGCATCGCCGACGAATTTGTTCCTTGATAAATCTATCCGGTTAAAATCGAGGTTGCCTAGTGATTTAGGTATCGAACCAGAGAGCTGGTTATGTGATAGGAAAAGGTCAGGGACTTCTCCTGGAAACGATCCAAATGACTCTGGTATTGTACCTACGTGAAAGTTACAAAGTTGAACTTAGAATGGtgcacacaaaaagaaaaaagaataacaGTTTAATAATCAGTTTTTAGTAGAGATAAAAGAGTTATTCACCTGTAAGCTTATTCCTACTAAGATCAAGGTATGAAAGATTAGGTAACAAGGAGAGAGAGCTAGGTATGGAACCAGAAAGCTCATTGAAGGAAAGGTTTAAGTAGACAAGATTTATGAGCTGACTCAGAAATTCAGGAACGGGGCCAGTGACGTTCGTCCAGCTAAGCCTGAAAAAACGGAGATACTTTAGCTTGGCGATGCTGTGTGGGATCTGACCGGTGAGGTTAGTGATTTTGCGGAAGACAAGCTTCTGGAGATACGGTAAGTCACCGACTTCAGGAGGGATCTGACCGGAGATCTGAGCAGAGATCATGGTTAGGGAGATGACGCGGCGGTTAGCGGTGGTGTCGCCGCACTCGAGGTAGTTCCAGGCGCAGCAGTCGCTTTCGGGGTCCCATGAGGCGAGGTAGCGAGGGTTGTTTAGGGACTTCTTGATCTTGAGGAGGGTGTTTTTGTCGTTTTGGTTACATAGATCTTTCGATAACGCGTTGGTGAGGTGTGTAACGAAAAACAAGAGCGAGAAAAGCAGTGTCGCA
The sequence above is drawn from the Raphanus sativus cultivar WK10039 chromosome 7, ASM80110v3, whole genome shotgun sequence genome and encodes:
- the LOC108814169 gene encoding polygalacturonase inhibitor 1, which codes for MDHKTNATLLFSLLFFVTHLTNALSKDLCNQNDKNTLLKIKKSLNNPRYLASWDPESDCCAWNYLECGDTTANRRVISLTMISAQISGQIPPEVGDLPYLQKLVFRKITNLTGQIPHSIAKLKYLRFFRLSWTNVTGPVPEFLSQLINLVYLNLSFNELSGSIPSSLSLLPNLSYLDLSRNKLTGTIPESFGSFPGEVPDLFLSHNQLSGSIPKSLGNLDFNRIDLSRNKFVGDASMLFGANKTTFCIDLSRNMFQFDLYRAEIPNTFGILDLNHNGITGSIPVQWTETPLQIFNVSYNRLCGRIPTGGKLQTFDSYAYFHNKCLCGAPLDRCK